From a region of the Methanobrevibacter thaueri genome:
- a CDS encoding ribose-phosphate diphosphokinase: protein MIIGGSSSQDLAAHVARELGEELCYVETKKFPDGERYLRIPKDVEGKEVTVIQSTGYPQDENLMELLFMISNLKDLGAKKVKAVVPYMGYARQEKRFNPGETISAKIVCNLIQAAGADEFITFNIHEECVLNFFDIPARNISAMPAIAEYLDKKFFKKTNEKPLIIAPDKGAYGFAQEISEIIGCDCTYLTKVRLGPDKVETKIVDVRCDSESENTVNVDSVKGMHAVIIDDIIATGGTIVNAINILKQYGASSVDVCCVHPILTNNGATRIYEAGANKIIGTNSLSSDTSRVSIAKAIADALRQ from the coding sequence GTGATTATAGGCGGTTCATCCTCACAAGATTTAGCGGCTCATGTTGCCCGTGAACTTGGAGAAGAATTATGTTATGTTGAAACTAAGAAGTTTCCAGATGGAGAAAGGTATTTGAGGATTCCTAAAGATGTTGAAGGCAAAGAAGTTACTGTCATTCAGTCAACAGGGTATCCTCAAGATGAAAATTTGATGGAACTGTTGTTCATGATTTCAAATCTTAAGGATTTGGGTGCAAAGAAGGTTAAGGCTGTCGTTCCATACATGGGTTATGCAAGACAGGAGAAACGATTCAACCCTGGCGAGACAATTTCCGCTAAAATCGTTTGTAACTTAATCCAGGCGGCAGGAGCCGACGAGTTCATCACATTCAACATTCATGAGGAATGCGTATTGAATTTCTTTGATATTCCTGCAAGGAACATATCAGCAATGCCTGCCATTGCAGAATACCTGGACAAGAAGTTCTTCAAGAAAACCAATGAAAAACCATTGATCATCGCACCTGATAAGGGAGCATACGGCTTTGCACAGGAAATTTCAGAAATAATCGGCTGTGACTGCACTTACCTTACAAAAGTCAGATTAGGGCCGGATAAGGTAGAGACAAAAATAGTCGATGTCAGATGCGATAGTGAAAGTGAAAACACCGTAAATGTGGATTCCGTAAAAGGAATGCATGCGGTAATCATTGACGACATTATAGCTACAGGCGGAACAATAGTCAATGCGATAAACATCCTAAAACAGTATGGAGCATCATCAGTCGATGTGTGCTGTGTACATCCAATCTTGACCAACAACGGCGCTACAAGAATCTATGAGGCCGGTGCAAACAAGATTATTGGAACAAACAGTTTATCATCTGACACTTCACGTGTATCTATTGCAAAGGCAATTGCAGATGCATTGAGGCAATAA
- a CDS encoding DUF368 domain-containing protein, with translation MGSADIVPGVSGGTIALITGIYGHLIEAISNIKFGFLKPLIKGDLKGFWNGLLDEIDFKFFIPLILGIGVAFLTLAKVVTYCMEVHTALTFSFFLGLIIASAVILFRKIEKINIKHVIAAIVGLILTYIFVSLNPIAGDHSLIVLFISGMIAICAMILPGISGSFLLLLLGQYQYMLTALHELHFVELIVFVVGAVIGILGFSKILNYLLKNYEEITMAFLIGVMLGSLKVPAVQIAGSVGAGLSALLPCVVVAVIGFILIIVLETRFDYME, from the coding sequence ATGGGTTCGGCGGATATTGTTCCGGGAGTTTCAGGTGGGACAATTGCGCTGATTACCGGAATTTACGGTCATTTGATTGAGGCAATAAGTAACATAAAATTCGGATTTCTAAAGCCGTTAATTAAAGGGGATTTAAAAGGATTTTGGAATGGTCTTCTTGATGAAATTGATTTCAAATTCTTCATCCCGTTAATTTTGGGTATTGGGGTTGCATTCCTGACCCTTGCAAAAGTGGTTACATACTGTATGGAAGTGCACACCGCATTGACATTCTCATTCTTTTTAGGATTGATTATTGCTTCAGCGGTCATTTTATTCAGGAAAATAGAGAAAATCAACATCAAGCATGTGATTGCAGCGATTGTTGGATTAATCCTGACTTACATATTCGTAAGCCTAAATCCGATAGCCGGTGACCATTCACTGATAGTGCTCTTCATTTCAGGAATGATAGCTATTTGTGCAATGATTTTGCCGGGTATTTCAGGATCATTCCTGTTGTTGTTGCTTGGACAGTATCAATACATGTTGACCGCACTTCATGAGCTTCATTTTGTGGAGTTAATTGTTTTTGTCGTTGGTGCAGTTATTGGTATTCTCGGATTTTCAAAAATACTCAATTACCTGCTTAAGAATTATGAGGAAATCACAATGGCATTTCTGATTGGTGTAATGCTCGGGTCATTAAAGGTTCCCGCCGTACAGATTGCAGGTTCCGTTGGCGCTGGTCTGTCTGCACTGTTGCCATGTGTTGTCGTTGCGGTAATTGGATTCATATTGATTATTGTATTGGAAACCAGATTTGATTACATGGAGTAA
- a CDS encoding P-II family nitrogen regulator, translating into MKRIVAVIREEMFENVKEALLDAGCEGMNVSTVKGMGKQLGISQSYRGSKRCIDLIPKTRLELIVNEEDLDRLVDVIVENSRTGEVGDGKIFVSDVEEVIRIRTGERGSDAI; encoded by the coding sequence ATGAAAAGGATTGTTGCGGTTATTCGAGAGGAAATGTTTGAAAATGTTAAAGAGGCCCTTCTGGATGCAGGATGTGAAGGAATGAATGTCTCTACCGTTAAGGGCATGGGAAAGCAATTGGGCATTAGCCAATCCTATCGAGGTTCCAAACGTTGCATAGACCTGATTCCAAAAACAAGACTTGAACTGATTGTCAATGAGGAGGATTTGGACAGGCTCGTTGATGTCATTGTTGAAAATTCCAGAACCGGAGAGGTTGGGGACGGCAAGATATTCGTTTCCGATGTGGAAGAGGTAATAAGAATCAGAACCGGCGAAAGGGGTTCTGATGCAATTTAA
- a CDS encoding DUF2193 domain-containing protein, which yields MRELYEKMINESMAAQKADVAVISENRYNDFKITDAKPYADAVAGMKAIDGQAESVINLHKESVKNHFEILSSITDTLKCEDDPFIEHFQTPPVLEILCEEDGEFADSLDKFIQAIADSEALISKESIRRYGGFYGPTCVVDFALMPGSTSNVVNQILQKTDIPVAHKQAILSAKSWGMNTSYGVGDAFANAIEAGATAAEATEKEIAALQMIYKTPIEGQGKLMDDADHSSFDVRDYMNKYKKAMTPVVKAAMDDGVHYGNIVTVPAYCVGDIGHHIGQSTYNMCKDDMTLAIVQATAEVIDATLRGNLDNYKTAFDVLKLSTGSSACATEFILELDGFNAPMVVDLFSKRFHNFVQQYPTRGAAAELHNCDFMDMIYRGFNAISGARKFRAGTGGELVPKINGFDVDLSPILASETVMNPQRYTYPACAITVRFSSLMRLADYPCLLTSEPITATMMTNIIALNKEAPGSPVRGCKNCAAASLVDNKHEYCQWREAV from the coding sequence ATGAGAGAGTTATATGAAAAGATGATTAACGAGTCAATGGCAGCTCAAAAGGCTGACGTTGCAGTTATATCAGAAAATAGGTATAATGACTTTAAAATTACTGATGCCAAACCATACGCTGATGCTGTGGCTGGCATGAAAGCAATTGATGGTCAAGCAGAATCAGTAATTAACTTACACAAAGAATCAGTTAAAAACCATTTTGAGATTTTATCTTCCATTACAGACACCTTGAAATGTGAAGATGACCCATTCATTGAACATTTCCAGACCCCGCCTGTTTTAGAGATTTTATGTGAAGAAGACGGTGAGTTCGCTGACAGTTTGGATAAGTTCATCCAAGCTATTGCAGATAGCGAAGCACTAATCTCTAAAGAGTCCATTAGAAGATATGGTGGATTTTATGGACCAACCTGTGTGGTTGACTTTGCATTGATGCCTGGAAGTACCAGTAATGTGGTAAATCAAATATTGCAAAAAACAGACATTCCAGTTGCTCACAAGCAAGCTATCCTTTCAGCCAAGTCATGGGGTATGAATACCTCCTATGGTGTTGGTGACGCATTTGCAAATGCAATTGAAGCGGGCGCAACAGCAGCTGAAGCAACTGAAAAGGAAATTGCCGCCCTTCAAATGATTTACAAAACACCTATTGAAGGACAAGGCAAATTAATGGATGATGCGGACCATTCATCTTTTGATGTAAGGGATTACATGAACAAATATAAAAAGGCAATGACTCCAGTCGTTAAAGCAGCAATGGATGATGGAGTGCACTATGGTAACATTGTAACTGTCCCTGCATACTGTGTTGGAGATATAGGACACCACATCGGTCAATCCACTTACAACATGTGTAAGGATGACATGACCTTGGCAATTGTTCAAGCAACTGCTGAAGTAATTGATGCAACATTAAGAGGAAACTTAGATAATTATAAAACCGCATTTGATGTTCTCAAATTATCTACAGGTTCATCCGCTTGTGCCACTGAATTCATATTGGAATTAGACGGATTCAATGCACCTATGGTAGTTGACTTGTTCTCCAAAAGGTTCCACAACTTTGTACAGCAATATCCAACAAGAGGTGCTGCTGCCGAGTTACATAACTGTGACTTCATGGACATGATTTACAGAGGATTCAATGCAATTAGCGGTGCCAGAAAATTCAGAGCAGGTACCGGTGGAGAGTTAGTGCCTAAAATCAATGGATTTGACGTTGACTTAAGTCCTATTTTAGCTAGTGAAACCGTAATGAATCCACAAAGATACACTTACCCTGCATGCGCTATTACAGTAAGATTCTCATCACTCATGAGATTGGCAGACTACCCATGTCTATTAACTTCAGAACCAATTACAGCAACCATGATGACAAATATCATTGCACTTAACAAGGAAGCACCTGGATCTCCTGTAAGGGGATGTAAAAACTGTGCTGCTGCTTCACTTGTGGACAACAAACACGAATACTGTCAATGGAGAGAAGCTGTATAG
- a CDS encoding zinc ribbon domain-containing protein, with amino-acid sequence MTRQCEKCGFVNQDDYDFCAKCGNPLIEGVQPRNFMVIKPEDIKINKKAIAISYIITIFLSWSGFIVGVLAKNTKMATFAFFGFFMPFYLVQSRHPTIRKHGIIQLLISLVGVALSFYVMLH; translated from the coding sequence ATGACAAGACAATGTGAAAAATGCGGATTTGTTAATCAGGACGATTATGATTTCTGCGCAAAATGCGGAAATCCGTTGATTGAGGGTGTTCAGCCTAGAAACTTCATGGTCATAAAGCCTGAAGACATCAAAATCAACAAGAAAGCGATTGCCATATCTTATATAATCACTATTTTTCTCTCATGGAGCGGTTTCATTGTAGGGGTTTTGGCAAAGAACACCAAAATGGCTACTTTCGCGTTTTTCGGATTTTTCATGCCTTTCTATCTTGTCCAGTCAAGACATCCGACCATCAGAAAACACGGCATAATTCAGCTGTTAATCTCATTGGTTGGTGTGGCGCTCTCATTTTACGTGATGTTACATTAA
- the uvrB gene encoding excinuclease ABC subunit UvrB yields MKEFKLKSPYKPLGDQPKAINSLAEGIKNGLKEQTLLGVTGSGKTFTMANVIEKVQKPTLVISHNKTLAAQLYEEFKEFFPDNAVEYFVSYYDYYQPEAYVPRTDTFIDKEASINDDIDIMRHSATQSLLSRDDVIVVSSVSCIYGIGSPEDYGEFAFGIAVGDIYDRSEILSRLVFMQYERNDIEFARGQFRVRGDVIEINPVHGTPPIRIELFGDEIDAISIIDKVTGKKKEALQRYMIFPAKHFVVGQDKMDTAISKISNELEERLAELNAMGKLLEAQRLEQRTRFDIEMLREMGYCPGVENYSMHLSGRKWGDKPYSLLKYFPDDFLTIIDESHVTVPQIRGMYNGDRARKETLVEYGFRLPSAKENRPLRFDEFESSVNQVIYVSATPAQYELAKSSNVVEQIIRPTGLVDPEVLIRPVTGQVEDLLKEVRKTAEKDERVLVTTLTKRMAEDLTDYYARIGVKVRYMHSEIDTLERIDIVDDLRRGKFDVLVGVNLLREGLDLPEVSLVAILDADKEGFLRNQTSLIQTIGRAARNVNGRVIMYVDEMTDSVKNAYDITLKRRKLQMKYNEVHGITPKSTQRTLKEKLAEEDEKYKVVGADVSKMPKDELRLLIRDLEKDMKDAAARLDFERAADLRNKLYALKVFDK; encoded by the coding sequence ATGAAGGAATTCAAGCTAAAATCACCCTATAAACCATTGGGTGATCAACCAAAAGCCATTAACTCTTTAGCTGAAGGAATAAAGAATGGTTTAAAGGAACAGACACTTCTAGGTGTGACCGGTTCCGGAAAGACTTTTACAATGGCGAATGTCATTGAAAAAGTCCAAAAACCAACCCTTGTCATTTCACACAATAAAACCTTGGCCGCCCAGCTGTATGAGGAATTCAAGGAGTTCTTCCCTGACAATGCGGTGGAATACTTTGTCAGCTATTACGATTATTATCAGCCTGAGGCCTACGTGCCGAGGACTGACACATTCATCGATAAGGAAGCGTCAATCAATGACGACATAGACATAATGAGGCACTCCGCCACACAGTCATTGCTTTCAAGGGATGATGTCATTGTGGTAAGCAGCGTGAGCTGCATATATGGTATAGGTTCTCCTGAAGACTATGGAGAATTCGCCTTTGGAATAGCTGTTGGGGACATTTACGACAGGTCTGAAATCCTCTCAAGACTTGTGTTCATGCAATATGAACGCAATGACATCGAGTTTGCCCGTGGTCAATTCCGTGTCAGAGGGGATGTAATTGAAATCAATCCCGTTCATGGAACCCCTCCTATAAGAATCGAGCTATTCGGCGATGAGATAGATGCCATAAGCATTATCGACAAGGTCACAGGAAAGAAAAAGGAAGCTCTTCAAAGGTACATGATCTTCCCTGCAAAGCACTTCGTTGTGGGCCAGGACAAGATGGACACCGCAATATCAAAAATCAGCAACGAACTGGAAGAGAGATTGGCCGAACTCAACGCCATGGGAAAACTTCTGGAAGCCCAAAGGCTTGAGCAGAGGACCCGTTTCGACATTGAGATGCTTCGTGAAATGGGCTACTGTCCTGGAGTCGAAAACTACTCAATGCACCTGTCCGGGCGTAAATGGGGAGACAAGCCTTATTCACTTTTAAAGTATTTCCCTGATGATTTTCTTACAATAATAGATGAGTCCCACGTTACAGTGCCGCAGATTCGCGGAATGTACAATGGGGACCGTGCACGTAAGGAGACACTTGTGGAATACGGTTTCAGATTGCCTTCCGCCAAGGAGAATCGTCCGTTGAGGTTTGATGAGTTCGAATCATCTGTCAATCAGGTGATTTATGTTTCAGCAACCCCTGCTCAGTATGAGCTTGCAAAGTCAAGCAATGTGGTTGAGCAAATCATCAGGCCAACAGGTCTCGTTGATCCTGAAGTATTGATAAGGCCGGTTACAGGTCAGGTTGAGGATTTGCTTAAAGAGGTTAGGAAAACTGCCGAAAAGGACGAAAGGGTATTGGTCACCACTTTGACAAAGAGGATGGCTGAGGACCTGACCGACTACTATGCAAGAATCGGCGTCAAGGTAAGGTACATGCACTCCGAAATCGACACATTGGAGAGAATTGACATTGTCGATGACCTGAGAAGAGGCAAGTTTGACGTGTTGGTCGGTGTAAACCTTCTGAGGGAAGGGCTTGACCTGCCGGAGGTTTCATTGGTTGCAATTCTCGATGCGGACAAGGAAGGGTTCTTAAGAAATCAGACATCATTGATACAGACCATTGGTAGGGCCGCAAGGAACGTCAACGGCCGTGTGATAATGTATGTGGATGAGATGACAGATTCCGTCAAGAACGCATATGACATAACACTCAAAAGGCGCAAGCTGCAGATGAAATACAATGAAGTTCATGGAATCACACCAAAATCAACTCAAAGAACATTGAAAGAGAAATTGGCAGAAGAGGACGAGAAATACAAGGTTGTTGGAGCGGATGTCAGCAAGATGCCTAAGGATGAGCTTCGTTTGTTAATCAGGGACCTTGAAAAGGACATGAAGGATGCCGCTGCAAGGCTTGATTTTGAGCGTGCTGCCGATTTAAGGAATAAATTATATGCCTTAAAGGTTTTTGATAAATAG
- the uvrA gene encoding excinuclease ABC subunit UvrA — MSEDKKQIVIKGAREHNLQDIDVSVPRDEFIVITGLSGSGKSSLAFDTIYAEGQRRYVESLSAYARQFLGQMKKPEMESIEGLSPAISIDQKTTRENPRSTVGTITEIYDYLRLLFARIGIPHCPNCGKEISQQTIGQIGDAIIEEGEGVKIHILSPIVRDKKGQFKDVLEDLRNKGFVRVRVDGEVRNLDEDIELAKTYRHNIDVVVDRLKIRRDVDFKRRLVDSLETAAEFTDGLITVLFDDGAEEYERKYSEHFACVDCGINFEELTPRMFSFNAPQGACPECNGIGSKMEIDPDLVVPDKSLTLNEGAIVPWASSAKRENYYFQMLDAVSKHFKFSMDTPFEELSKENQDIILFGCKEKIPFTFKRRNKSYMVNRKFEGVVPRMQRLYFETKSSYSRKYLSKFMSDRKCYVCDGKRLRPEILAVTVGGKSIIDVCDLAIKDSYQFFQDLELTERENFIAREVLKEIKERLSFLVEVGLDYLSMSRSSGTLSGGEAQRIRLATQIGSGLVGVLYILDEPSIGLHQRDNIKLIEALKRLKDLGNTLVVVEHDEETILSADHVVDIGPGAGEHGGKIVAQGTPLDIMNNPDSLTGQYISRVKKIDIPKERRPGNGKFIKIIGAEQNNLKNIDVEIPLGKFTCVTGVSGSGKSSLINEILYKGAHGKLSKKFMFAGKYKEIEGLENIDKVIAIDQKPIGRTPRSNPATYTGVFTDIRELFANTPESKARGYKPGRFSFNVKGGRCEACSGDGIVQIEMHFLADVYVPCEVCGGKRYNEETLDIRYKGKNIYEVLEMTVEEALEFFENIPKITKKLQTLYDVGLGYMKIGQPATTLSGGEAQRIKLAKELSRTSTGKTLYILDEPTTGLHFADIKRLLGVLDRLTDAGNSVVVIEHNLDVIKTADHIIDLGPEGGDGGGEVIATGTPEEIAQAGTYTGEFLERMLNENITPYAKELVEDIGK; from the coding sequence ATGAGCGAAGATAAAAAGCAAATTGTCATCAAGGGTGCACGTGAGCACAATTTACAGGATATTGATGTTAGCGTCCCTCGTGATGAATTCATTGTAATTACTGGTCTCAGTGGGTCTGGAAAGTCTTCATTGGCTTTTGATACAATTTATGCTGAAGGACAGCGTAGATATGTTGAATCACTGTCAGCTTATGCAAGGCAATTTCTGGGGCAAATGAAAAAGCCGGAAATGGAATCCATTGAAGGTCTGTCACCGGCAATCTCAATCGACCAGAAAACAACAAGGGAAAATCCAAGATCTACTGTTGGAACCATAACCGAAATTTATGATTATTTGAGATTATTGTTTGCAAGAATAGGAATTCCTCACTGTCCGAACTGTGGAAAGGAAATCTCACAGCAGACTATCGGCCAAATTGGTGATGCAATCATCGAGGAGGGGGAAGGTGTCAAGATACACATATTGTCCCCGATAGTCCGTGACAAGAAAGGCCAGTTTAAGGATGTCCTTGAAGACCTTAGGAACAAGGGATTCGTAAGGGTTCGCGTAGACGGTGAAGTAAGAAATCTTGATGAGGACATCGAGCTTGCAAAAACCTACAGGCATAATATTGATGTGGTGGTTGACAGATTAAAGATAAGGCGTGACGTTGATTTCAAAAGAAGGCTGGTTGACTCATTAGAAACTGCAGCCGAGTTCACTGATGGTCTGATCACTGTTCTATTTGATGACGGCGCTGAGGAATATGAGAGAAAATACTCAGAGCACTTTGCATGTGTGGACTGTGGAATCAACTTTGAGGAACTGACTCCGAGGATGTTTTCATTCAACGCACCGCAGGGAGCATGTCCTGAATGTAACGGTATCGGTTCAAAAATGGAAATCGACCCTGATTTGGTAGTTCCCGACAAGTCATTGACACTGAACGAGGGAGCCATCGTGCCATGGGCAAGTTCAGCCAAAAGGGAAAACTATTACTTCCAGATGTTGGATGCCGTGTCAAAGCACTTCAAATTCAGCATGGACACTCCATTCGAGGAATTGAGCAAGGAAAACCAGGATATTATTCTCTTCGGTTGCAAGGAGAAAATACCGTTCACATTCAAGAGAAGGAACAAGTCATATATGGTCAACCGTAAGTTTGAAGGGGTTGTTCCAAGAATGCAAAGGCTGTACTTTGAGACCAAATCAAGCTATTCAAGAAAATACCTTTCAAAATTCATGAGCGACAGGAAATGTTACGTCTGTGACGGTAAACGTTTAAGGCCGGAGATTCTGGCAGTTACTGTCGGCGGAAAGTCAATCATTGATGTTTGTGACCTTGCGATTAAGGATTCCTACCAGTTCTTCCAGGATTTGGAATTGACAGAAAGGGAAAACTTCATTGCAAGAGAGGTCCTGAAGGAAATCAAGGAACGCTTAAGCTTCCTGGTTGAAGTGGGACTTGATTATCTCTCAATGTCAAGGTCATCAGGTACATTGTCCGGTGGGGAAGCCCAAAGAATCAGATTGGCCACCCAAATCGGTTCAGGCCTTGTCGGTGTACTGTACATTCTCGACGAACCAAGTATAGGACTCCACCAGAGAGACAATATCAAGCTAATTGAAGCATTGAAAAGACTTAAGGACCTTGGAAATACATTGGTAGTCGTTGAGCACGATGAGGAAACTATCCTGTCAGCGGACCACGTTGTCGACATCGGCCCGGGAGCAGGTGAGCACGGGGGTAAGATCGTTGCACAGGGAACACCATTGGACATAATGAATAACCCTGACTCACTGACAGGCCAATATATCTCAAGGGTTAAAAAGATTGACATTCCAAAGGAGAGACGTCCTGGAAACGGCAAGTTCATTAAGATTATAGGTGCAGAGCAGAATAACCTTAAGAATATTGATGTTGAAATCCCATTGGGCAAATTCACATGTGTAACAGGTGTCAGCGGTTCAGGTAAGAGCAGTCTTATTAATGAGATACTCTACAAGGGAGCCCACGGCAAGTTATCCAAGAAATTCATGTTCGCAGGCAAATACAAGGAAATTGAAGGCTTGGAGAACATTGACAAGGTCATTGCTATTGACCAAAAGCCGATTGGAAGAACACCAAGATCCAACCCTGCAACATACACAGGAGTCTTCACAGACATTCGTGAATTGTTCGCCAACACTCCTGAATCAAAGGCTCGTGGTTACAAGCCTGGAAGATTCTCATTCAACGTGAAAGGCGGAAGATGTGAGGCATGTTCAGGTGACGGTATCGTTCAAATTGAAATGCACTTCCTTGCGGACGTGTATGTTCCATGTGAGGTTTGCGGAGGTAAAAGGTACAATGAGGAGACCTTGGACATCCGTTATAAGGGTAAGAATATCTACGAAGTCCTGGAAATGACTGTTGAAGAGGCTTTGGAGTTCTTTGAAAACATTCCTAAAATCACCAAAAAGCTTCAGACATTGTATGATGTCGGTTTGGGCTACATGAAAATCGGTCAGCCTGCAACAACACTGTCCGGTGGGGAAGCTCAAAGAATCAAGCTGGCCAAGGAGCTGTCAAGAACCAGTACAGGCAAGACATTATACATTCTTGATGAACCGACCACAGGTCTTCATTTCGCCGATATTAAAAGGTTGTTGGGTGTGCTTGACAGGTTAACCGATGCAGGCAATTCAGTTGTTGTCATTGAGCATAACCTGGATGTCATCAAGACAGCGGACCATATCATTGATCTTGGTCCTGAAGGCGGTGATGGCGGTGGAGAGGTTATCGCTACCGGAACACCTGAGGAGATTGCTCAAGCGGGAACCTATACAGGTGAGTTCTTGGAGCGCATGCTTAACGAGAACATCACTCCTTATGCAAAAGAATTAGTTGAGGATATTGGAAAATAG
- a CDS encoding GNAT family N-acetyltransferase → MTDIELRHWRESDAKCLYHFAKNPNIGPIAGWPPHESVENSLTIIKTLFCRPECYAIVNDDIPIGCVELLIHPDGNHWWGEGSAELGYWVAEEYQSRGYATEASRILIERAFNDLGIERIYATFKIENMASRRVLEKLGFEFHAEMSNIDYLNQPFREIAMVLEK, encoded by the coding sequence ATGACAGATATAGAATTGAGGCATTGGAGAGAATCGGATGCAAAATGCCTGTATCATTTCGCTAAAAATCCCAATATTGGGCCGATTGCAGGCTGGCCACCTCATGAAAGTGTGGAGAATAGTCTAACAATCATAAAAACCCTATTCTGCAGGCCTGAATGCTATGCAATCGTTAATGATGACATTCCAATCGGCTGTGTCGAGCTTCTGATTCATCCCGACGGCAATCACTGGTGGGGTGAGGGTTCGGCAGAGCTTGGCTATTGGGTGGCTGAGGAATATCAATCAAGGGGCTATGCGACCGAGGCTTCCCGAATATTGATAGAAAGGGCTTTCAATGATTTGGGTATTGAAAGGATTTATGCCACTTTTAAAATTGAAAATATGGCCTCCAGAAGGGTATTGGAAAAACTGGGATTTGAATTTCACGCCGAAATGTCAAACATTGACTATTTGAACCAGCCTTTCAGGGAAATTGCCATGGTATTGGAAAAATAA
- a CDS encoding MIP/aquaporin family protein — MTCNIRKKFFAELLGTFFLVFFGTGSAVVTLLITEAAGATGIGPLGGLGDWIAIALAFGLTVMICIYVFGKISGAHLNPAVTIGLLVTKNIALVDSIYYIVAQVIGACLGSLCLFLCLGAPAVTIGGLGATAPGLGVSYMQAMFAEFLGTFFLMMVVMGVAVDKKAEPGFAGISIGMTVAAVIVVLGAFTGASINPARTFGPYLMDMLLGGANLWGFFPIYLVGPILGAICAAFAYAYLAKDSGVCELPQPFFNDE, encoded by the coding sequence ATGACTTGTAACATAAGGAAAAAATTCTTTGCAGAACTTCTGGGAACATTCTTCCTTGTATTTTTCGGTACAGGTTCAGCTGTAGTGACACTTCTGATTACAGAGGCTGCAGGTGCCACAGGAATTGGGCCTTTAGGCGGACTCGGCGACTGGATTGCCATAGCTTTGGCATTCGGTCTGACTGTAATGATATGTATCTATGTGTTCGGTAAGATATCAGGAGCACACCTGAATCCGGCTGTAACAATTGGGCTTTTAGTAACCAAAAACATTGCATTGGTTGACAGTATCTATTATATAGTTGCACAAGTCATCGGTGCATGTTTAGGAAGCCTATGTCTGTTCTTATGCCTTGGCGCTCCAGCAGTAACTATTGGAGGACTGGGTGCAACAGCACCAGGACTTGGCGTAAGTTACATGCAGGCTATGTTTGCGGAATTCCTTGGAACATTCTTCCTCATGATGGTAGTCATGGGTGTTGCTGTTGACAAGAAAGCAGAACCTGGTTTTGCAGGCATATCAATCGGTATGACCGTCGCAGCGGTTATCGTGGTTTTAGGTGCATTCACCGGAGCTTCAATCAACCCTGCACGTACATTCGGACCATACCTGATGGACATGCTTTTAGGAGGAGCCAACCTCTGGGGATTCTTCCCAATATACTTGGTTGGACCTATTTTAGGAGCAATCTGTGCGGCATTCGCATATGCATATCTTGCAAAAGACAGTGGAGTTTGCGAACTCCCACAACCGTTTTTCAACGATGAATAA